Proteins encoded together in one Staphylococcus aureus window:
- a CDS encoding SprT family protein produces MNNDKLQRMVENLSEEKFGRTFRHCAYFNKRLRTTGGRYLLKSHDIEINPKQYEHYGEDAVVKIILHELCHYHLHIAGKGYQHKDQDFKRLSQQVGAPRFCNSIESYQQRANYEYYCTKCHAKYIRIRKVDTNRMRCGHCNGKLRMKRQLK; encoded by the coding sequence ATGAATAATGACAAACTTCAGCGAATGGTTGAGAATCTTTCGGAAGAAAAATTTGGACGTACGTTTCGACATTGTGCATATTTTAATAAAAGGTTACGTACAACAGGCGGACGTTATCTTTTAAAGTCCCATGATATTGAAATTAATCCAAAACAATATGAGCATTATGGAGAAGATGCTGTTGTAAAAATTATACTGCACGAATTGTGTCATTATCACTTGCATATTGCTGGTAAAGGTTATCAACATAAAGATCAAGATTTTAAACGATTGAGCCAACAAGTTGGAGCGCCTAGATTTTGTAACAGCATTGAAAGCTATCAACAACGGGCAAATTATGAATATTATTGCACTAAATGTCATGCAAAATATATACGTATCCGTAAAGTTGATACGAATCGTATGCGTTGCGGACATTGCAATGGAAAATTAAGAATGAAAAGACAATTGAAATAA
- a CDS encoding Tex family protein produces MDNQLINSIIEKYQFSKKQIEAVLTLLEEKNTVPFIARYRKEQTGGLDEVQIKQIDDEYQYMVNLQKRKEEVIKNIEQQGLLTEELKKDILKQNKLQRVEDLYRPFKQKKKTRATEAKRKGLEPLAIWMKARKHEVSIEEKAQQFINEEVQSVEDAIKGAQDIIAEQISDNPKYRTKILKDMYHQGVLTTSKKKNAEDEKGIFEMYYAYSEPIKRIANHRVLAVNRGEKEKVLSVKFEFDTTSVEDFIARQEINHNNVNRSYILEAIKDSLKRLIVPSIEREIHADLTEKAENHAIDVFSENLRNLLLQPPMKGKQILGVDPAFRTGCKLAVINPFGTFIAKGVIYPHPPVSKKEAAEKDFVQMVKAYDVQLIAIGNGTASRETEQFVADLIKKHQLPVQFIIVNEAGASVYSASEIARDEFPDFQVEERSAVSIGRRVQDPLSELVKIDPKSIGVGQYQHDVNQKALENALTFVVETAVNQVGVDVNTASSSLLQYVSGLSSQIAKNIIAYREENGAIKHNKELSKIKRLGAKTFEQSIGFLRIVDGSEPLDNTSIHPESYKVTYQLLDKLGFGGNDLGSDALKAKLNSLDMDELAIELQVGVPTLEDIIKSLKAPNRDPRDEFETPILKSDVLSIEDLQEGMKLSGTVRNVVDFGAFVDIGVKQDGLVHVSKLSKKFVKNPMDIVSVGDIVDVWIYSIDKNKDKVSLTMIDPHE; encoded by the coding sequence ATGGACAATCAATTGATTAATTCAATCATAGAGAAATATCAATTTAGTAAAAAACAAATTGAAGCAGTATTAACACTGCTAGAAGAAAAAAATACAGTACCATTTATTGCGAGGTATCGAAAAGAGCAAACTGGTGGACTAGATGAAGTTCAAATAAAGCAAATTGATGACGAATACCAATATATGGTCAATTTACAAAAACGTAAAGAAGAAGTTATCAAAAATATAGAACAGCAAGGATTACTTACTGAGGAATTAAAGAAGGATATTTTAAAACAGAACAAATTACAACGTGTTGAAGACCTATATAGGCCTTTTAAACAAAAGAAAAAGACAAGGGCAACTGAGGCGAAACGTAAAGGGTTAGAGCCATTAGCGATATGGATGAAGGCACGTAAACATGAAGTCTCAATTGAAGAAAAAGCACAACAATTTATAAATGAAGAAGTGCAATCGGTTGAAGATGCTATCAAAGGTGCACAAGATATTATTGCGGAACAAATTTCAGATAATCCTAAATATAGAACAAAAATTTTAAAAGATATGTATCATCAAGGTGTGTTAACTACATCTAAAAAGAAAAATGCTGAAGATGAAAAAGGTATTTTTGAAATGTACTATGCATATAGTGAGCCAATTAAACGCATTGCTAATCATAGAGTTTTAGCTGTTAATCGTGGTGAAAAAGAGAAAGTATTATCTGTAAAGTTTGAATTCGATACGACATCAGTAGAGGATTTCATTGCACGTCAAGAAATCAATCATAATAATGTAAATCGCAGTTATATTTTAGAGGCGATTAAAGATAGCTTGAAACGCTTAATTGTCCCTTCGATAGAGCGTGAAATCCATGCTGATTTAACTGAAAAAGCTGAAAATCATGCAATAGATGTTTTTAGTGAAAACTTAAGAAATCTATTACTGCAACCTCCAATGAAAGGTAAACAAATATTAGGCGTAGATCCAGCATTTAGAACAGGTTGTAAATTAGCAGTCATTAACCCATTCGGTACTTTTATAGCAAAAGGTGTGATTTATCCGCATCCACCAGTTTCTAAAAAAGAGGCAGCAGAGAAGGATTTTGTACAAATGGTTAAAGCGTATGATGTGCAATTAATTGCAATTGGCAATGGTACTGCAAGTCGTGAAACAGAACAATTTGTTGCAGATTTAATTAAAAAGCATCAGTTGCCAGTACAATTCATCATTGTCAATGAAGCGGGCGCTTCAGTATACTCAGCATCAGAAATTGCTAGAGATGAATTTCCTGATTTTCAAGTGGAAGAAAGAAGTGCCGTATCAATTGGACGACGCGTTCAAGATCCATTAAGTGAATTAGTTAAAATCGATCCTAAATCTATTGGTGTCGGACAATACCAGCATGATGTTAATCAAAAAGCACTAGAAAATGCATTAACTTTCGTTGTTGAAACAGCAGTTAACCAAGTAGGTGTTGATGTCAATACAGCATCATCATCATTATTACAATATGTGTCTGGTCTAAGTTCGCAAATTGCTAAAAATATAATTGCATATAGAGAAGAAAATGGCGCAATAAAGCATAATAAAGAGTTAAGCAAGATTAAGCGTTTGGGTGCTAAAACTTTTGAGCAGAGTATAGGATTTTTAAGAATAGTAGACGGTTCAGAGCCATTGGATAATACATCGATTCATCCCGAAAGCTATAAAGTAACGTATCAGTTATTAGATAAACTCGGATTTGGTGGCAATGATTTAGGTAGTGATGCATTAAAAGCTAAATTAAATTCATTGGATATGGATGAACTGGCGATTGAATTACAAGTCGGTGTACCTACATTAGAGGATATTATTAAATCCTTGAAAGCACCTAATCGAGATCCAAGGGACGAGTTTGAAACACCAATCCTTAAATCCGATGTGCTATCAATTGAAGATTTACAAGAAGGAATGAAATTGAGTGGTACAGTTAGAAATGTAGTAGATTTTGGAGCATTTGTAGATATAGGTGTTAAACAAGATGGACTTGTCCATGTTTCGAAACTTTCTAAGAAGTTCGTAAAAAATCCAATGGATATTGTCAGTGTTGGTGATATCGTTGACGTTTGGATTTACAGTATTGACAAAAATAAAGACAAAGTATCATTAACGATGATTGATCCACATGAATAA
- the sigB gene encoding RNA polymerase sigma factor SigB, whose translation MAKESKSANEISPEQINQWIKEHQENKNTDAQDKLVKHYQKLIESLAYKYSKGQSHHEDLVQVGMVGLIGAINRFDMSFERKFEAFLVPTVIGEIKRYLRDKTWSVHVPRRIKEIGPRIKKVSDELTAELERSPSISEIADRLEVSEEEVLEAMEMGQSYNALSVDHSIEADKDGSTVTLLDIMGQQDDHYDLTEKRMILEKILPILSDREREIIQCTFIEGLSQKETGERIGLSQMHVSRLQRTAIKKLQEAAHQ comes from the coding sequence ATGGCGAAAGAGTCGAAATCAGCTAATGAAATTTCACCTGAGCAAATTAACCAATGGATTAAAGAACACCAAGAAAATAAGAATACAGATGCACAGGATAAGTTAGTTAAACATTACCAAAAACTAATTGAGTCATTGGCATATAAATATTCTAAAGGACAATCACATCACGAAGATTTAGTTCAAGTTGGTATGGTTGGTTTAATAGGTGCCATAAATAGATTCGATATGTCCTTTGAACGGAAGTTTGAAGCCTTTTTAGTACCTACTGTAATCGGTGAAATCAAAAGATATCTACGAGATAAAACTTGGAGTGTACATGTTCCGAGACGTATTAAAGAAATTGGGCCAAGAATCAAAAAAGTGAGCGATGAACTAACCGCTGAATTAGAGCGTTCACCTTCTATCAGTGAAATAGCTGATCGATTAGAAGTCTCAGAAGAAGAAGTGTTAGAAGCAATGGAAATGGGACAAAGTTATAATGCGTTAAGTGTTGATCATTCCATTGAAGCTGATAAAGATGGTTCAACTGTTACGCTATTAGATATTATGGGGCAACAAGATGACCATTATGACTTAACTGAAAAACGTATGATTTTAGAAAAAATATTACCTATATTATCTGATCGCGAACGAGAAATCATACAATGTACGTTTATTGAAGGATTGAGTCAAAAAGAGACAGGTGAGCGTATCGGTTTAAGTCAAATGCATGTATCACGACTTCAGAGAACGGCAATTAAGAAATTACAAGAAGCAGCACATCAATAG
- the rsbW gene encoding anti-sigma B factor RsbW, whose protein sequence is MQSKEDFIEMRVPASAEYVSLIRLTLSGVFSRAGATYDDIEDAKIAVSEAVTNAVKHAYKENNNVGIINIYFEILEDKIKIVISDKGDSFDYETTKSKIGPYDKDENIDFLREGGLGLFLIESLMDEVTVYKESGVTISMTKYIKKEQVRNNGERVEIS, encoded by the coding sequence ATGCAATCTAAAGAAGATTTTATCGAAATGCGCGTGCCAGCATCGGCAGAGTATGTAAGTTTAATTCGTTTAACACTTTCTGGCGTTTTTTCGAGAGCTGGTGCTACATATGATGATATTGAAGATGCCAAGATTGCAGTTAGTGAAGCTGTGACAAATGCAGTTAAACATGCATACAAAGAAAATAACAATGTGGGCATTATTAACATATATTTTGAAATTTTAGAAGATAAAATTAAAATTGTTATTTCTGATAAAGGTGACAGTTTTGATTATGAAACAACTAAATCAAAAATAGGTCCTTACGATAAAGACGAAAATATAGACTTTTTACGCGAAGGTGGCCTAGGTTTATTTTTAATCGAATCTTTAATGGATGAAGTCACAGTATATAAAGAATCTGGTGTGACAATCAGTATGACTAAGTATATAAAAAAAGAGCAGGTGCGAAATAATGGCGAAAGAGTCGAAATCAGCTAA
- a CDS encoding anti-sigma factor antagonist, with amino-acid sequence MNLNIETTTQDKFYEVKVGGELDVYTVPELEEVLTPMRQDGTRDIYVNLENVSYMDSTGLGLFVGTLKALNQNDKELYILGVSDRIGRLFEITGLKDLMHVNEGTEVE; translated from the coding sequence ATGAATCTTAATATAGAAACAACCACTCAAGATAAATTTTACGAAGTTAAAGTCGGTGGAGAATTAGATGTTTATACTGTGCCTGAATTAGAAGAGGTTTTAACACCTATGAGACAAGATGGAACTCGTGATATTTATGTTAATTTAGAAAATGTGAGTTATATGGATTCGACAGGTTTAGGTTTATTCGTAGGTACATTAAAAGCATTAAACCAAAATGATAAAGAACTATACATTTTAGGTGTGTCAGATCGTATCGGTAGACTATTTGAAATTACTGGTCTTAAGGATTTAATGCATGTTAATGAAGGAACGGAGGTCGAATAA
- a CDS encoding PP2C family protein-serine/threonine phosphatase, with translation MEEFKQHYKGLIDESLTCQDKVELIKKCEKYTDEVIRKDVLPEDIVDIHKNYILTLNLTREDVFKTLDVLQEIVKGFGYSYRDYQRLVDKLQVHDKEIDLASSLQQTMLKTDIPQFDSIQIGVISVAAQKVSGDYFNLIDHNDGTMSFAVADVIGKGIPAALAMSMIKFGMDSYGHSQLPSDGLKRLNRVVEKNINQNMFVTMFYGLYEEMNHLLYCSSAGHEPGYIYRAEKEEFEEISVRGRVLGISSQTRYQQQEIPIYLDDLIIILTDGVTEARNSEGTFIDKQKLLEYIKKHKHMHPQDIVQIIYEAILKLQNPNKKDDMTILIIKRVN, from the coding sequence GTGGAAGAATTTAAGCAACATTATAAGGGTTTAATTGATGAAAGTTTAACGTGCCAAGATAAAGTAGAATTGATAAAAAAGTGTGAGAAATACACTGACGAAGTGATTCGTAAGGACGTCTTGCCTGAAGACATTGTCGATATTCACAAAAACTATATATTGACGTTAAACTTAACGCGTGAAGATGTGTTCAAGACATTAGATGTCTTACAAGAAATCGTTAAAGGCTTTGGTTATAGTTATCGAGATTATCAAAGATTGGTAGATAAACTTCAAGTTCACGATAAAGAGATAGACTTAGCTTCTAGCTTACAACAAACAATGCTTAAAACAGATATTCCACAATTTGATAGTATTCAAATTGGCGTTATTTCAGTGGCGGCACAAAAAGTAAGTGGAGATTATTTTAATTTAATTGACCATAACGATGGCACAATGAGCTTTGCTGTTGCAGATGTCATTGGAAAAGGTATACCAGCTGCTTTAGCAATGAGTATGATAAAGTTTGGCATGGATTCTTATGGACACTCACAATTACCGAGTGATGGTTTAAAACGTTTAAATCGTGTTGTTGAAAAGAATATTAATCAAAATATGTTCGTCACAATGTTTTATGGTTTATATGAAGAAATGAACCATTTATTGTATTGTAGTTCAGCTGGTCATGAGCCTGGATATATTTATCGCGCTGAAAAAGAAGAATTTGAAGAAATTTCAGTTAGAGGTAGAGTGTTAGGAATCAGTTCACAAACACGATATCAACAACAAGAAATTCCAATATACCTTGATGATTTAATTATCATTTTAACGGATGGTGTGACTGAAGCTAGAAATAGTGAAGGTACCTTTATAGATAAACAAAAACTTTTAGAATATATTAAAAAACATAAACATATGCACCCACAAGATATTGTTCAAATTATCTATGAAGCAATTTTAAAGCTTCAAAACCCAAATAAAAAAGATGATATGACTATTTTGATTATAAAAAGAGTAAATTAA
- a CDS encoding type II toxin-antitoxin system PemK/MazF family toxin translates to MIRRGDVYLADLSPVQGSEQGGVRPVVIIQNDTGNKYSPTVIVAAITGRINKAKIPTHVEIEKKKYKLDKDSVILLEQIRTLDKKRLKEKLTYLSDDKMKEVDNALMISLGLNAVAHQKN, encoded by the coding sequence ATGATTAGACGAGGAGATGTTTATTTAGCAGATTTATCACCAGTACAGGGATCTGAACAAGGGGGAGTCAGACCTGTAGTCATAATTCAAAATGATACTGGTAATAAATATAGTCCTACAGTTATTGTTGCGGCAATAACTGGTAGGATTAATAAAGCGAAAATACCGACACATGTAGAGATTGAAAAGAAAAAGTATAAGTTGGATAAAGACTCAGTTATATTATTAGAACAAATTCGTACACTTGATAAAAAACGATTGAAAGAAAAACTGACGTACTTATCCGATGATAAAATGAAAGAAGTAGATAATGCACTAATGATTAGTTTAGGGCTGAATGCAGTAGCTCACCAGAAAAATTAG
- the mazE gene encoding type II toxin-antitoxin system antitoxin MazE: MLSFSQNRSHSLEQSLKEGYSQMADLNLSLANEAFPIECEACDCNETYLSSNSTNE; this comes from the coding sequence ATGTTATCTTTTAGTCAAAATAGAAGTCATAGCTTAGAACAATCTTTAAAAGAAGGATATTCACAAATGGCTGATTTAAATCTCTCCCTAGCGAACGAAGCTTTTCCGATAGAGTGTGAAGCATGCGATTGCAACGAAACATATTTATCTTCTAATTCAACGAATGAATGA
- the alr gene encoding alanine racemase, with amino-acid sequence MSDKYYRSAYMNVDLNAVASNFKVFSTLHPNKTVMAVVKANAYGLGSVKVARHLMENGATFFAVATLDEAIELRMHGITAKILVLGVLPAKDIDKAIQHRVALTVPSKQWLKEAIKNISGEQEKKLWLHIKLDTGMGRLGIKDTKTYQEVIEIIQQYEQLVFEGVFTHFACADEPGDMTTEQYQRFKDMVNEAIKPEYIHCQNSAGSLLMDCQFCNAIRPGISLYGYYPSEYVQQKVKVHLKPSVQLIANVVQTKTLQAGESVSYGATYTATDPTTIALLPIGYADGYLRIMQGSFVNVNGHQCEVIGRVCMDQTIVKVPDQVKAGDSVILIDNHRESPQSVEVVAEKQHTINYEVLCNLSRRLPRIYHDGDQRFVTNELLK; translated from the coding sequence ATGTCGGATAAATATTATAGATCTGCGTATATGAATGTAGATTTAAACGCTGTTGCATCAAATTTCAAAGTATTCAGTACATTGCATCCAAATAAAACAGTGATGGCTGTCGTTAAAGCCAATGCCTATGGACTAGGTAGTGTTAAAGTAGCACGTCATTTAATGGAAAATGGCGCCACATTTTTTGCTGTAGCAACGTTAGATGAAGCGATAGAACTTAGAATGCATGGGATTACTGCTAAAATTTTAGTCTTAGGTGTGTTACCAGCTAAAGATATTGATAAAGCGATACAACACCGAGTTGCCTTAACGGTTCCGTCTAAACAGTGGTTGAAAGAAGCAATTAAAAACATTTCTGGTGAGCAAGAGAAAAAGTTATGGTTGCACATTAAATTAGATACAGGAATGGGACGTTTAGGTATTAAAGATACTAAAACGTATCAAGAAGTGATTGAAATCATTCAACAATATGAGCAACTTGTATTTGAAGGCGTGTTTACACACTTTGCCTGTGCTGACGAACCAGGAGATATGACAACTGAACAATATCAACGTTTTAAAGATATGGTCAATGAAGCAATTAAACCTGAATATATACATTGTCAGAACTCAGCAGGCTCTCTATTAATGGATTGCCAATTCTGTAATGCAATAAGACCAGGAATTTCCCTTTATGGATATTATCCATCAGAGTATGTACAGCAAAAAGTTAAAGTACACCTTAAACCAAGTGTGCAATTAATTGCTAATGTAGTTCAAACAAAGACGCTACAAGCGGGTGAGTCTGTAAGTTATGGTGCAACTTATACAGCTACTGACCCAACTACAATAGCATTGTTACCTATTGGATATGCAGATGGCTATTTACGCATAATGCAAGGTAGCTTTGTAAATGTAAATGGTCATCAATGCGAAGTTATTGGTCGCGTATGTATGGATCAGACAATTGTTAAAGTGCCAGATCAAGTTAAAGCTGGAGATTCGGTGATTTTAATAGATAATCATAGAGAAAGTCCACAGTCGGTAGAGGTGGTAGCTGAAAAGCAACATACTATTAATTATGAAGTGCTTTGTAACTTGTCGAGACGTTTGCCGCGAATCTATCATGATGGTGATCAACGTTTTGTAACAAATGAATTGTTAAAATAA
- the acpS gene encoding holo-ACP synthase produces the protein MIHGIGVDLIEIDRIQALYSKQPKLVERILTKNEQHKFNNFTHEQRKIEFLAGRFATKEAFSKALGTGLGKHVAFNDIDCYNDELGKPKIDYEGFIVHVSISHTEHYAMSQVVLEKSAF, from the coding sequence ATGATACATGGAATTGGTGTAGATTTAATCGAAATCGATCGAATACAAGCGTTATATAGTAAGCAACCAAAATTGGTTGAGCGGATTTTAACTAAAAATGAACAGCACAAATTCAACAATTTCACACATGAGCAACGTAAAATTGAATTTTTAGCTGGCAGGTTTGCTACAAAAGAAGCGTTCAGTAAAGCATTAGGCACAGGCTTAGGAAAACATGTAGCTTTTAACGATATAGACTGTTACAACGACGAACTTGGCAAACCAAAGATTGATTACGAAGGGTTTATCGTACATGTTAGTATCTCACACACTGAGCATTATGCGATGAGCCAAGTTGTTTTAGAAAAGTCAGCATTTTAA
- a CDS encoding PH domain-containing protein yields the protein MRDYNFMSPHAKKVMRLSAVLFWIPIALVLLIAFNILNWLFWEILDNHLSIVSSVIIILLVAVFTLVIAPVYRYKHCRYAFEKHHLRVRNGILFLDEKVIPYFRIQNIDIDVGPIMRRYRLATLTLYTAGGQAEIELIDRSEARRLKRWLNNERHLENNKNEE from the coding sequence ATGAGGGATTATAATTTTATGTCACCACACGCTAAAAAAGTGATGAGGTTAAGTGCTGTGCTGTTTTGGATACCCATAGCGCTTGTACTTTTAATCGCATTTAATATTTTGAACTGGCTATTTTGGGAGATTTTAGATAACCATTTATCCATTGTTAGTAGTGTGATTATAATATTACTTGTTGCTGTTTTCACGCTTGTTATAGCGCCAGTCTATCGATATAAGCACTGCAGATATGCATTTGAAAAACACCATTTGCGTGTACGAAACGGCATTTTATTTTTGGATGAAAAGGTAATACCATATTTTCGTATTCAAAATATTGATATCGATGTTGGTCCTATAATGAGACGCTATCGATTAGCAACTTTGACCCTTTATACAGCGGGTGGTCAAGCTGAAATTGAATTAATAGATAGAAGTGAAGCACGTAGATTGAAACGATGGTTAAATAACGAGAGACATTTAGAAAACAATAAAAATGAGGAATAA
- a CDS encoding PH domain-containing protein: MSEPQKLHPISYFNGIINAIKQNIVVFFIFIIFQLKDFDYTNPESYLWIGIVFVFFLISYISQIVGIMNTRYWIEDNYFILTTGIFNKKRKELNIKRIQSVDMTQGVVNQIIGGVDLQIKTPSDGIVLSVISKKQGEYLERYIDQLQTELKTEVAQKSSAEKNDNCNHDIEGNVEDIAEGRLDEVQNTDSMLNQKNKRIPIYQMNFKESLFMAMTSGAIGVTLAALVPIYGAVRELIPWSKLNHEISQWVQIVSISVLIIILLVLIVAYIIGTIITMIRFYGFSVMLENEQLKIEYGLFNKKKVTVPTKRLQAVVERQSYIRRLFGYTAIHFIITSDFENKKIEDDDNDSGSVPILPFIKRDKAYQIIQNLVPDLSYQQVNEGMPLSGFHRHFLIPSIIVIAMAGIGCYFWNQLLLLFTIITIVIIGLFVIKGYLYVKHAGFKMTEEQITIQNFELLKRNIYYFKAHHIIGFDTWQHTLLKRNNLNNFSFIVAKGVGAQSINLKYARSEDANKLKSWYLRGENDEGL, translated from the coding sequence ATGTCTGAACCTCAAAAATTACATCCGATTTCATATTTTAATGGCATAATCAATGCTATCAAACAAAACATAGTCGTCTTTTTTATTTTCATTATCTTTCAATTGAAAGATTTTGATTATACGAATCCCGAATCATATTTATGGATAGGTATTGTATTTGTATTCTTTTTAATATCATACATTTCTCAAATTGTCGGAATTATGAACACGCGATATTGGATTGAGGATAATTATTTCATTTTAACAACAGGTATTTTTAATAAAAAGCGTAAAGAATTAAATATAAAACGTATTCAGTCCGTTGATATGACACAAGGGGTCGTCAATCAAATTATTGGTGGTGTGGATTTACAAATCAAAACACCAAGTGATGGTATTGTCTTAAGTGTTATTTCGAAAAAACAAGGTGAATATCTTGAACGATATATTGATCAATTGCAAACAGAGTTGAAGACAGAAGTGGCGCAAAAGTCTAGTGCTGAGAAGAATGACAACTGTAATCATGACATTGAAGGTAATGTGGAAGACATCGCAGAAGGTCGCTTAGATGAAGTGCAGAACACTGATAGTATGCTTAATCAGAAAAATAAACGCATTCCTATATATCAGATGAATTTTAAAGAATCACTATTTATGGCAATGACCAGTGGCGCCATTGGTGTAACGTTAGCAGCTTTAGTACCGATTTACGGGGCTGTAAGAGAGTTGATCCCATGGTCGAAGCTAAATCATGAAATTAGTCAATGGGTTCAAATTGTAAGTATTTCAGTATTAATCATCATTTTACTAGTATTAATAGTGGCATATATTATTGGAACGATTATAACAATGATAAGATTTTATGGCTTTTCGGTGATGCTTGAAAATGAGCAACTTAAAATTGAATATGGTCTCTTTAACAAGAAGAAAGTAACTGTACCAACGAAACGATTGCAAGCTGTTGTTGAACGTCAGTCATATATACGAAGATTATTTGGCTACACAGCAATACATTTTATCATCACAAGTGATTTTGAAAATAAAAAAATCGAAGATGATGACAATGATTCAGGTAGTGTGCCGATATTGCCGTTTATTAAACGAGACAAAGCATATCAAATTATCCAGAATTTAGTACCAGATTTATCTTATCAACAAGTTAATGAAGGTATGCCTTTGTCAGGTTTCCACAGACACTTTTTAATACCTAGTATTATTGTCATAGCTATGGCAGGTATAGGCTGTTATTTTTGGAATCAATTATTATTGTTATTTACGATTATAACAATAGTCATTATTGGTTTATTTGTGATCAAAGGATATCTTTATGTCAAACATGCGGGTTTTAAAATGACAGAAGAACAAATTACTATCCAGAATTTCGAGCTATTGAAACGAAATATTTATTATTTTAAAGCGCATCACATTATAGGATTTGACACTTGGCAACATACATTACTTAAACGCAACAATTTAAATAATTTTAGCTTTATTGTTGCTAAAGGTGTGGGAGCCCAATCGATTAACTTAAAATACGCAAGAAGTGAAGATGCAAATAAATTGAAATCATGGTATTTAAGAGGTGAAAATGATGAGGGATTATAA
- a CDS encoding PH domain-containing protein, translated as MSDYTKLTKSPKSALLYYYITNGLEFILSVAVYVIFYFIWLRFEWPHYLLYILLVLGALSTLKLFIKPLWQYHCRFYKVDQLSVQYRTSFFIYKEETSRIERLQYLSIKSNPISKVLNLYKVGFMTAGHTIYLPMMSHDDVKIIEERTMSNLRGVESDV; from the coding sequence ATGTCAGATTATACTAAGTTGACTAAGAGTCCTAAGTCAGCATTGTTGTATTACTACATTACGAATGGCTTAGAATTTATATTGAGTGTAGCTGTGTATGTCATTTTTTATTTTATATGGTTAAGATTTGAATGGCCACATTACTTACTTTATATTTTGTTGGTTTTAGGTGCTCTGAGTACATTAAAATTATTTATTAAGCCTTTATGGCAATATCATTGTCGCTTTTATAAAGTTGATCAACTAAGTGTACAATATCGTACATCATTTTTTATATATAAAGAAGAAACGAGTCGAATTGAACGTTTACAATACTTGTCGATTAAATCTAATCCAATTAGTAAAGTGCTTAATTTGTATAAAGTTGGATTTATGACTGCAGGTCATACTATTTATTTACCGATGATGTCTCATGACGATGTTAAAATAATCGAAGAGAGAACTATGTCGAATTTGAGAGGGGTTGAAAGTGATGTCTGA
- a CDS encoding K(+)-transporting ATPase subunit C, whose amino-acid sequence MNTIRNSICLTIITMVLCGFLFPLAITLIGQIFFYQQANGSLITYDNRIVGSKLIGQHWTETRYFHGRPSAVDYNMNPEKLYKNGVSSGGSNESNGNTELIARMKHHVKFGNSNVTIDAATSSGSGLDPHITVENALKQAPRIADARHVSTSRVADLIQHRKQRGVLTNDYVNVLELNIALDKMKD is encoded by the coding sequence ATGAATACGATAAGAAATAGTATTTGTTTAACGATAATAACTATGGTATTATGTGGATTTTTATTCCCGTTAGCTATCACGTTAATTGGTCAAATATTTTTTTATCAACAAGCAAATGGCAGTTTAATTACGTATGACAATCGTATAGTTGGATCAAAATTGATTGGACAGCACTGGACAGAGACACGATATTTTCACGGGAGACCGAGTGCAGTTGATTATAATATGAATCCTGAAAAATTATATAAAAACGGCGTATCTTCAGGTGGAAGTAATGAATCGAATGGAAACACCGAATTAATAGCACGCATGAAACATCATGTTAAATTTGGGAATTCAAATGTAACAATAGATGCTGCAACAAGTTCTGGGTCGGGCTTAGATCCGCATATTACGGTCGAAAATGCATTGAAGCAAGCACCTCGTATTGCTGATGCTCGTCATGTATCTACTTCAAGAGTGGCCGACTTGATTCAACATCGTAAGCAGCGTGGTGTGTTAACAAATGATTATGTGAATGTGCTTGAACTAAATATCGCTCTTGATAAGATGAAAGATTGA